From Caldanaerobius fijiensis DSM 17918, one genomic window encodes:
- a CDS encoding adenylyl-sulfate reductase subunit alpha: MLSTWEPEVVRIDADILIIGGGTAGCQAAITAKEKNGELKVVVIEKAHVERSGCLASGVNAINAYLNPGETPQSYVDYVKKDTAGLIRDDLTYTIGERLNNCTRRLEEWGLPFLKDENGNYVARGRRSVRINGERIKPILAEALRKSGALVLNRVVATNYIVKGRKVIGAFAFSVRENKFYVIRAKAVICATGGAAGLYKPNNDGSARHKMWYPPFNTGTGFAMGLRAGAEMTSFEMRFIALRIKDVLSPTGTIAQGVHAPQINARGEAYLRNYVDRSTYMRLYATLKENREGRGPCYLDITGLSEDYNRILKEAYLNMSPGIVLKWADEGVEPTEKPVEICGSEPYIVGGHGLAGYWIDSRRRTTLEGLYAAGDVAGGSPKKYVTGSMAEGEIAAEDAVEYIKNITFESIDESLIKEEIQRVYTPLIRSDGYKKLGFSPDEFEERLQKIMDEYAGGISSYYEVYEEKLNIAKDLLKELQKDVNKGYAEDLHDLMKYHEVIDRILVARAVVEHLLYRKETRWRCYQERIDYPYRDDEKWLKFVNSIYDSCKDEIKILERPYTNGENYLVTWLGSGMSGCKD, encoded by the coding sequence TTGCTTAGTACATGGGAGCCTGAGGTAGTAAGGATAGATGCAGACATACTCATAATTGGTGGCGGTACGGCTGGATGTCAGGCAGCAATAACTGCAAAAGAGAAGAATGGAGAGTTAAAAGTTGTTGTCATTGAGAAAGCGCATGTAGAGCGCAGTGGCTGCCTTGCTTCAGGGGTTAATGCTATAAATGCCTATTTAAATCCTGGTGAAACTCCGCAGTCTTATGTGGATTACGTAAAGAAAGATACGGCAGGTCTTATAAGGGATGACCTTACCTACACCATAGGAGAGAGGTTGAATAACTGTACCAGGAGATTGGAGGAGTGGGGACTTCCCTTTTTGAAAGATGAGAATGGCAATTATGTAGCTCGCGGCAGAAGAAGCGTGAGAATAAATGGAGAGAGGATAAAACCTATTTTAGCAGAAGCATTAAGAAAATCGGGTGCTTTGGTACTTAACAGGGTGGTGGCTACCAACTACATTGTTAAAGGTAGAAAGGTTATAGGCGCTTTTGCTTTTTCTGTGAGGGAAAACAAATTTTACGTCATTAGAGCAAAAGCTGTTATTTGTGCTACGGGAGGTGCAGCGGGTCTCTATAAACCTAACAACGATGGATCGGCAAGACATAAGATGTGGTATCCACCATTTAACACTGGCACAGGGTTTGCCATGGGATTAAGGGCAGGAGCGGAAATGACCAGCTTTGAAATGAGGTTTATAGCTCTAAGGATTAAAGACGTTCTCTCGCCTACGGGTACCATCGCTCAGGGTGTGCATGCTCCTCAGATAAATGCAAGAGGGGAGGCCTACTTAAGGAATTACGTGGACCGCTCCACTTACATGAGGCTGTATGCCACTCTAAAGGAGAATCGGGAAGGACGTGGCCCATGCTATCTGGATATAACCGGTTTAAGTGAGGACTATAACAGGATATTAAAAGAAGCATATCTCAATATGTCACCGGGTATCGTTTTAAAATGGGCTGACGAGGGAGTAGAGCCAACGGAAAAACCTGTAGAGATATGTGGATCGGAGCCTTATATTGTTGGTGGTCATGGATTGGCCGGTTACTGGATAGATAGTAGGCGAAGGACCACGCTGGAAGGGTTGTATGCGGCCGGTGATGTAGCAGGAGGCTCGCCTAAAAAATATGTCACAGGCAGCATGGCTGAAGGGGAAATAGCAGCAGAGGACGCGGTGGAATACATAAAGAATATTACCTTTGAATCGATAGATGAAAGCCTTATAAAAGAAGAAATTCAAAGGGTTTATACACCGCTTATAAGAAGTGATGGGTATAAAAAATTGGGGTTTAGCCCTGATGAATTTGAGGAGAGACTGCAAAAGATAATGGATGAATATGCTGGCGGTATATCTTCTTATTATGAGGTATACGAGGAGAAGTTGAATATCGCCAAAGATCTGTTAAAAGAATTGCAAAAGGATGTTAATAAGGGATATGCAGAGGATCTGCACGACCTGATGAAATATCATGAGGTTATAGATAGAATACTGGTGGCCAGAGCGGTGGTGGAGCACCTTTTATACAGGAAAGAAACCCGCTGGAGATGCTATCAGGAAAGGATTGACTACCCTTATAGAGACGATGAAAAATGGCTGAAATTTGTAAATTCTATCTATGATTCCTGTAAAGATGAGATAAAAATTTTAGAGCGTCCGTATACTAATGGAGAAAATTACTTAGTAACATGGCTTGGGAGTGGTATGAGTGGCTGTAAGGATTGA
- a CDS encoding 4Fe-4S dicluster domain-containing protein has product MAVRIDRELCNGCGKLDEPLCVRICPGDLLYKNTDGKAAIRDTRDCWDCAACIKECPKQAIEMYLPAQIGGRGSTLKARKSRDKIIWMLKRADGVEEIIEIEAHRIV; this is encoded by the coding sequence GTGGCTGTAAGGATTGATAGAGAGCTTTGTAACGGCTGTGGGAAACTGGATGAACCGCTATGCGTCAGAATCTGTCCTGGCGATCTGTTGTATAAAAATACTGACGGTAAAGCAGCAATTCGAGATACAAGAGATTGCTGGGATTGCGCAGCATGTATAAAAGAATGCCCTAAACAGGCTATCGAGATGTATTTGCCTGCTCAGATAGGAGGCCGGGGTTCTACACTAAAGGCCCGAAAGAGTAGAGATAAAATCATATGGATGCTAAAGAGAGCAGATGGTGTGGAAGAGATTATTGAGATAGAAGCTCATAGAATTGTATAA